The Phoenix dactylifera cultivar Barhee BC4 chromosome 17, palm_55x_up_171113_PBpolish2nd_filt_p, whole genome shotgun sequence genome contains a region encoding:
- the LOC103721725 gene encoding WEB family protein At1g75720, producing MEREEGGVVATRAEIDTRAPFRTVKEAVMLFGERVLAREVYAHKLNEMRFAVSTNEHDLSQIGSMKAELEVTRQSLAKAREESLEMANCLRSLKAELEKTKNELKQLKASESEKRVVELEIEDLKFVENAAKIQVEKPVIEEGMELQKKRSVKFADPPTLARVLNEKVLERQFSVDSAVEPMKKKKKKTFIPLIGVIFSKKRGYQEGASPKAHRS from the exons ATGGAGAGAGAAGAAGGTGGAGTTGTGGCGACGAGAGCCGAGATCGACACGAGAGCACCATTCCGGACGGTGAAGGAAGCCGTCATGCTCTTCGGCGAGAGGGTGTTGGCAAGAGAAGTCTACGCCCACAAGCTTAATGAG ATGAGATTTGCTGTGAGCACGAATGAACATGACCTCTCACAGATTGGGTCCATGAAGGCGGAGCTAGAAGTAACAAGGCAAAGCCTTGCGAAGGCACGTGAAGAAAGCTTAGAAATGGCAAACTGCCTCAGATCTCTCAAGGCAGAGCTTGAGAAGACAAAGAATGAGCTCAAACAATTGAAAGCAAGTGAATCGGAGAAACGAGTTGTAGAATTGGAGATTGAAGACCTCAAGTTTGTAGAGAATGCAGCCAAAATTCAGGTTGAGAAACCAGTGATAGAAGAGGGAATGGAGTTGCAAAAGAAGAGGAGTGTTAAGTTCGCCGATCCGCCAACCTTGGCTCGAGTCCTAAATGAAAAGGTATTGGAAAGACAATTTTCTGTGGACAGCGCAGTGGAACcgatgaagaaaaagaagaagaagacattcATTCCTTTGATAGGGGTGATTTTCTCCAAGAAGAGAGGTTATCAAGAAGGTGCATCACCTAAAGCTCATAGATCATAA
- the LOC103721730 gene encoding protein WUSCHEL-like: MEHHQYQQQQHEESNTSSVVGGSVGGSKSNFLCRQSSTRWIPTADQIRILRDLYYNMGIRSPTAEQIQKISATLRKYGKIEGKNVFYWFQNHKARERQKKRLTADISSTTSTPSNSTITTMSPGLHGPCSSPGFYGVGQMGSSGCGGSVLMERSFRVKTYYLVHLVCLSLSSSWRS; the protein is encoded by the exons ATGGAACACCACCAGTACCAACAACAGCAGCATGAGGAAAGCAATACAAGCAGTGTTGTTGGTGGTAGTGTTGGAGGGAGTAAGAGTAACTTCCTCTGCAGGCAGTCCAGCACAAGGTGGATCCCCACTGCTGATCAGATACGGATACTGAGGGACCTCTACTACAACATGGGGATCAGGTCCCCTACCGCCGAGCAGATCCAAAAGATCTCCGCGACGCTCCGCAAGTACGGCAAGATCGAAGGCAAGAATGTCTTCTACTGGTTCCAGAACCACAAGGCCCGGGAGAGGCAGAAGAAAAGGCTCACTGCGGACATTTCCAGTACCACCAGCACTCCCAGCAACAGCACCATAACCACCATGTCTCCTG GTTTGCATGGTCCCTGTTCTTCTCCTGGGTTTTATGGTGTTGGGCAGATGGGAAGCAGTGGCTGTGGAGGCTCTGTGCTTATGGAAAGGAGCTTTAGAGTTAAGACATACTATCTTGTTCATCTTGTTTGTTTATCCTTATCAAGTAGTTGGAGGAGCTAG